From the Streptococcus hyointestinalis genome, the window AGGGAAAATATGACTGTTATAGAGGTAAATCATCTGGTGTGCAGCTTTCATGAAAAGACTGCTTTAGATGACATCAGTTTTGAGGTGAATGAGGGCGAGATTTTTGGCTTTCTAGGTCCGTCTGGTGCAGGAAAGACAACGACAATCAATATCCTAACAGGTCAACTGACGCCTAAGAGCGGCACAGCTCTTGTGCTTGGAAAAGAGTCTAGTCAGCTCGTCGCAGATGATATGGTCAACTTAGGTATTATGAGTGATACGGTTGGTTTTTATGAAAAGATGAGCTTGTACCAAAACCTAGCCTTTTTTGCACGTTTTCATAGGGTGCCAATGGAGCGCTTGGAGGCTTTGCTTAGACGTCTTGATTTGTGGGAGAGTCGAAAGACCAGAGCGGAGAAGTTATCCACAGGAATGCGGCAGCGCATGTTTCTCATCCGAGCGATTTTACATGAGCCAAAGATTGTCTTTTTAGATGAGCCAACGTCAGGCTTAGACCCTGTCATGTCTCAAAAGGTACATGAGCTTCTCCTCGAGCTTAAGGAAAATGGCATGACGATTTTTTTGACCACTCATGACATGCAAGAAGCGACAATGCTCTGTGATAAGCTGGCGCTGCTGCACCGTGGGCGTATCTGTGAGTATGGCAGCCCTCAGGACATTTTAGAGCGTTATCGTGATGATGACAGAGTGGAGGTGCGCATGCTCTCTGGTGAGGTTAAGCTCGTTCCTCAAGAAGATGTCGGGCTTTATCTTGGGAAAGCCGCTAGCATTCACAGCTTAGAGCCAACCCTTGAGAGTGTTTTCATTCAGGTGACAGGAGAGAGATTCGATGACAAATAGTATGCGTAGTTTATTGTGGTTAAAGTGGCAGTATATCGTGACCAATAAAGTGCTTTTAGTGGTGGTGTTGAGCCCGATTGTAGATGTTTACTTGATGTCGCTTTTAGGTCCTAGCGCTGACGCCATGCTGCTGTCTTTTGGGACAGGGCTTGTCTATAGCGTGACGGCAGGTTCTTTTGTGACGCTGATAGTCGCTGAGGAAAAGGAGAAAAAGAATATCAGAACCTTGATTTTGACAGGGGTACATCAGCTAGATTATGCCATTTCTGTCATCGCCTATCCTCTCATCCTCTCGGTTTTATCGCTTATTCTCCTGCCATTTCTTTTTCAAAGACCTGTTGACAATTGGCTGGTTTACAGTCTTGTCACCATTTTGACGGCGTTAGCTTATATTGCCATTAACTTTGTCATTGCACTGGTGTGTCAAACGCAGGTGCAGGCAGCCATGTGTAGCATGCTGGTTATGGCTCTAGGCAGTTTTTTGCCCATGCTGATGTTCACAAATGATATGGTCAAAACAGTTGTTTCCTTTAGCTTTTTTGGCGCCAGCAGCAACTACCTCTATGCTAGTACTGGCTACCAGCTAACAGACACCTCCTTTATAGCCTTGCTGGTTTGGCTCATCCTTCTTTTTTACCTTTTAGGACTTGCTTTTCGCTTCAACCGTTCCCACTAATCAACAAGCTGTTTTTAGCTTGTTTTTTTGTCTTAATTTTATGGTATAATTAAGACAAAGGAGGAGCGCCATGAAAAAAGGGATTGTTTATTTAGTGAGCGCTATGTTGCTCTTTCTCATGCCTAGTGTTTTGGCAGATGATGTGGAGTACAGTATTCCAGATTATAAGGGAGAGTTGCGCATTCATCAGGATAATAGCGCAGACTTTAAGCAGCAAATCAGCTATCAGTTTGATACCGACTATAACGGTCAGATTGTCACTCTAGGAACAGACAGAATGCCAGAGGGCTTTAGTGTCGACAAAGAGCCAAAAGTGTCTGCTGTTATTTTCAGAAATGGCAAGAAAAGGTCTGCCAAAGTCCACTGGGAATTAACAAAGGAGGAGGCTGGCTACAAGCTCAAAATCTACAATAAAGGCTATGAGGACGACAAGGTCACAGTCACGGTGAGCTGGCATTTAAAGAACATGCTCTATGCTTATCAGGACATAGCGGAGCTGAGGTGGCTACCGATTACGAACTGGGATGTATCTCTAGAGAATGTGCGTTTTAGCGTTTCAACAGACAAAGCGGTCAAGGACAGCAAGCTCTGGGGGCATTTGGGTGCGTTTACACCAAGTTTACAGGCAAGCTTGACCGATAAGACCTACACTCTTACACGAAAAAATGTCGATGGCAAGCTGGAGTTGCATGGGTATTGGGATAGGAGCTACTTGACAAGTGTGGCTCATCCGATTGCAAGTAAGCGTAAAGCCATTATCCTAAAGCAAGAGAAACTGCTGGTCAAGCAATACCAAGAAAAGTTGACACGTTTTGGAAAAGAGATTCCAGTGATTATCCTTGTGGCAGGCGCTGTGGGTCTTATCTTTCTTGTGGTCTTTGTCTGGCGTATCAACCGCTTTGCTCGCTTTGAAAAGCATGACAGGCTCTATGAGGTGCCTGAAGACCTCTCGCCTCTGCTGGTCGCAAATAGTGTCTATGCAACGACACTTGAGGACGCCCAAAACGGCAATTCCAGTGACATCAGCTTTACCAATCTTGCTCAAGCAACCATACTAGATTTGATTGACCGCAAGGTTTTAAGCTATGATGGGCATGAGCTTTCTTTTGACAAGCTAGAGCGTGCTACGGATTATGAGCTAGACTTTCTCAAGCTTGCCTTTGGTGACGCCGAGGTCAAGACGGTTAAGACTCTCTTTTCAGACTATGCTTATGACTATGACAAGACCCTAGCTCGCTTAGAAAAACGCTACAGTGGCAGTCAGCTGGAGGATGAGATGAAAAAAAGCTCACGCTCTATCTCTCGTTTGCTCAATGAGCGCACAGCTGCTGTTGACAGGGATGTTGATTCTGAGCTTGCAGCTAAAGGCATTGACTCGCCTTACCGTGATTTGACTAATCGTGAGACCCTAGCGAGCTACCTTATCTACATTTGGGCTTTTAGCTTTGGCTTAGTTAGTCTTTGTCTCTTTGCTTATATTTTGATGACACTGCCACAGCTTTGGCCAGCTTATGCTTATTTAGTGGTCTTGGCGCTTGGTTATGCGGGGCTTGTGTATCACTTGATGAAGCCTCTTCAGACTAAAGGTGTAGTGACCAAGGAGGGCGCTTATAGGCTTTATCAATGGCACAGCTTTAAGCAAATGCTTTTAGCGGTCAAAACCTTTGAGCGTGCAGAGCTTGAGAGTATCGTTGTTTGGAACCGTATCTTGGTCTATGCGACTCTGTTTGGCTACGCTGACAAGGTTGAAAAGGCACTGCGTGTTCATGGTATGCGCTTGCCAGATAGTTTTGCTACTGTTACATTTTCAGATTTCAACTATGCCTTTGCCCTATCAGCCAGCCATTATACCGCAAGTGTTACAGGCGTTGCGTCCGCTTCAAGCTTTAGTTTGCCAGCAAGTTCAGGAACTGGGGTTTCTGGTGGCTTTACCGGCGGAGGTGGCGGTGGAGGCGGAGGCGCCTTCTAGTCAAAAAGAGCCTGTCAATCGTATTGGCGGTGCTTGTGACAATATGGTATAATGAAAGCACTAAAACTAAGGAGACATTATGTTACTGCTTGAATTATTGAAAGCTATCCTCTTTGGGATTGTTGAGGGGATTACGGAGTGGTTGCCAGTATCAAGTACAGGGCACTTGCTGCTGCTGCAGGAGTTCGTCAACCTCAAACAATCAGCTAGCTTTATGGAGATGTTCAATATCGTTATCCAGCTGGGAGCTATTCTAGCGGTTATGGTCATTTACTTTGAACGTCTCAATCCCTTTCAGCCCGGCAAGTCAGCAAAGGAAATTCGTCTGACTTGGCAGCTCTGGCTCAAGGTGGTGATTGCCTGCATTCCATCCATTGTGATTGCAGTACCCTTTGACAACTGGTTTGAAGAGCACTTTACATCGCTGTTTACCATTGCTCTTGCATTGATTGTCTACGGGATTGCTTTTATCTGGATTGAAAAGCGCAATCAAGATGTCGTCCCAGAGGTGACCTCACTTGCTCGCATGCCTTATAAGACAGCTTTTTGGATTGGGTGTTTTCAGGTTTTGAGTATCATCCCTGGGACAAGCCGTTCAGGAGCTACGATTTTAGGGGCGATTATCGTAGGCACTAGTCGTTCTGTGGCTGCTGACTTCACCTTTTTCCTTGCCATTCCGACCATGTTTGGCTACAGTGGCCTTAAAATGGTCAAGTTTTTCCTTGACGGCAATCACCTGACTTTTAACCAAGTTTTGATTTTACTAGCTGCAAGTATCACAGCCTTTATCGTCAGCTTGTATGCTATTCGTTTCTTGACAAGCTATGTCAAAAAGCACGATTTCACCGTTTTTGGGAAATACCGTATCATCCTAGGAACACTTATCATCCTCTACCTAATCCTTAAAATGGTAGTAGCCTAAAAAATAAAAAGAGCCAAGGTTTTCTTGTTTCCTTGCCTCTTTTTTTCTTGTGGATTGCACAAAGCAGACTTTTTCTGTATAATACATTAGAGCGAGAGATTGATAACAGTTGATTTCTCAAGACGACTCGTACGAGGTAGATTAGTATGGAAATGAAACAAATTAGTGAAACAACACTGAAAATTACAATCAGTATGGAAGATTTAGCAGATCGTGGCATGGAGTTGAAGGACTTTCTTTTGCCGCAGGAAAAGACAGAGGAGTTTTTCTACAGTGTCATGGATGAGCTAGACTTGCCAGATAATTTTAAAAACAGCGGTATGCTCAGTTTTCGAGTGACTCCACGAAAAGACCGCATTGATGTCTTTGTGACCAAGTCTGAGATTGACAAGGACTTAAACTTTGATGATTTAGCGGAGTTTGGCGATGTATCACAGATGTCACCAGAGGAATTTTTCAAAACGCTTGAGAAAACCATGCAATCAAAAGGCGATACACAAGCGCATGAAAAGCTCGAACAGCTCGAGCAGATGATGGAAGAGGCTTTAGAGGGTGAGGCAACTAGAGAGCCAGAAGCTCTTGATGGGCCAGAAACAGACTATGTGCATTACGTTTTCTTCTTTCCAAAACTTGAAGATGCTATTAGCTTTTCAAAAGCTGTGGACTTTGAGACAGAAGCGTCTGAGCTCTACAAGGAGCAGGATGGCTATTACATGACGGTTTTATTGGACATCAAAGACCAGCCAAGCTACTATGCTAATCTCATGTATGCTAGGTTACTTGAGCATGCTAGTCAGTCCAAGAAAACACGTGCTTACTTGCAAGAGCACGGTGTGCAGTTGATTGTTGATGACGCTATTAGCCGTTTACAGTTGATTAAGATGGGATAAATCAATGACAATAAATCTTTTTTTGGTGCTCCTTGGGACTTGTCTCCTATCAGCTATTCTAACGCCACTTGTGAGACGTTTTTCACTGAAAGTAGGAGCAGTAGACCATCCCAATGCACGTCGGATTAACAAGGTGGATATGCCCAGTGGTGGTGGTTTAGCTATCTTTTTAACCTTCGTCATTGCTACCTTGGTGATTTTACCTTTAATCTCAAAGGACTACACCTATCCTTGGTGGCGTGAGCCTTATCAGGTTTATATCTTACCAGTTGTCATTGGGGCTTTGGTGATTGTGGTGACGGGTTATTTAGACGATATCTTTGAGCTAAAACCTCTGCCTAAGCTCCTTGGAATTGTCATTGCAGCGACCATTGTCTGGGCATTTACAGATTTTCGTTTTGACAGTTTTAAGTTTCCTTTTGGAGGACCGCTCATCCACTTTAATCCGCTTGTGACCTGCTTTTTGACCATTTTGTGGATTGTCGCTATTACCAATGCTATCAATCTCATTGATGGTTTAGATGGCTTAGTGAGTGGGGTCTCTATTATTAGCCTTGTGACCATGGCTATTGTGTCTTACTTTTTCCTGCCTAAGGCGGATTTGTTTTTGACTTTGACCATCTTGGTCATGGTAGCGGCTATTGCAGGCTTTTTCCCTTACAATTATCATCCTGCAAGTATCTATCTAGGGGATACTGGAGCGC encodes:
- a CDS encoding ABC transporter ATP-binding protein gives rise to the protein MTVIEVNHLVCSFHEKTALDDISFEVNEGEIFGFLGPSGAGKTTTINILTGQLTPKSGTALVLGKESSQLVADDMVNLGIMSDTVGFYEKMSLYQNLAFFARFHRVPMERLEALLRRLDLWESRKTRAEKLSTGMRQRMFLIRAILHEPKIVFLDEPTSGLDPVMSQKVHELLLELKENGMTIFLTTHDMQEATMLCDKLALLHRGRICEYGSPQDILERYRDDDRVEVRMLSGEVKLVPQEDVGLYLGKAASIHSLEPTLESVFIQVTGERFDDK
- a CDS encoding DUF2207 domain-containing protein, translated to MKKGIVYLVSAMLLFLMPSVLADDVEYSIPDYKGELRIHQDNSADFKQQISYQFDTDYNGQIVTLGTDRMPEGFSVDKEPKVSAVIFRNGKKRSAKVHWELTKEEAGYKLKIYNKGYEDDKVTVTVSWHLKNMLYAYQDIAELRWLPITNWDVSLENVRFSVSTDKAVKDSKLWGHLGAFTPSLQASLTDKTYTLTRKNVDGKLELHGYWDRSYLTSVAHPIASKRKAIILKQEKLLVKQYQEKLTRFGKEIPVIILVAGAVGLIFLVVFVWRINRFARFEKHDRLYEVPEDLSPLLVANSVYATTLEDAQNGNSSDISFTNLAQATILDLIDRKVLSYDGHELSFDKLERATDYELDFLKLAFGDAEVKTVKTLFSDYAYDYDKTLARLEKRYSGSQLEDEMKKSSRSISRLLNERTAAVDRDVDSELAAKGIDSPYRDLTNRETLASYLIYIWAFSFGLVSLCLFAYILMTLPQLWPAYAYLVVLALGYAGLVYHLMKPLQTKGVVTKEGAYRLYQWHSFKQMLLAVKTFERAELESIVVWNRILVYATLFGYADKVEKALRVHGMRLPDSFATVTFSDFNYAFALSASHYTASVTGVASASSFSLPASSGTGVSGGFTGGGGGGGGGAF
- a CDS encoding undecaprenyl-diphosphate phosphatase, translating into MLLLELLKAILFGIVEGITEWLPVSSTGHLLLLQEFVNLKQSASFMEMFNIVIQLGAILAVMVIYFERLNPFQPGKSAKEIRLTWQLWLKVVIACIPSIVIAVPFDNWFEEHFTSLFTIALALIVYGIAFIWIEKRNQDVVPEVTSLARMPYKTAFWIGCFQVLSIIPGTSRSGATILGAIIVGTSRSVAADFTFFLAIPTMFGYSGLKMVKFFLDGNHLTFNQVLILLAASITAFIVSLYAIRFLTSYVKKHDFTVFGKYRIILGTLIILYLILKMVVA
- the mecA gene encoding adaptor protein MecA, encoding MEMKQISETTLKITISMEDLADRGMELKDFLLPQEKTEEFFYSVMDELDLPDNFKNSGMLSFRVTPRKDRIDVFVTKSEIDKDLNFDDLAEFGDVSQMSPEEFFKTLEKTMQSKGDTQAHEKLEQLEQMMEEALEGEATREPEALDGPETDYVHYVFFFPKLEDAISFSKAVDFETEASELYKEQDGYYMTVLLDIKDQPSYYANLMYARLLEHASQSKKTRAYLQEHGVQLIVDDAISRLQLIKMG
- a CDS encoding glycosyltransferase family 4 protein, whose amino-acid sequence is MTINLFLVLLGTCLLSAILTPLVRRFSLKVGAVDHPNARRINKVDMPSGGGLAIFLTFVIATLVILPLISKDYTYPWWREPYQVYILPVVIGALVIVVTGYLDDIFELKPLPKLLGIVIAATIVWAFTDFRFDSFKFPFGGPLIHFNPLVTCFLTILWIVAITNAINLIDGLDGLVSGVSIISLVTMAIVSYFFLPKADLFLTLTILVMVAAIAGFFPYNYHPASIYLGDTGALFIGFMIGVLSLQGLKNSTAVAVVTPVIILGVPILDTVVAIIRRTLSGQKFYEPDKLHLHHRLLSMGFSHRGAVWMVYAIAFIFSLIALLLNVSSRFGGVLLIFGLLFALEIFIEGLGIWGENRTPLFNAFKFIGNKAYRKRKQDEYRRK